A single Pseudomonas sp. HN11 DNA region contains:
- the glsB gene encoding glutaminase B, whose product MQAMLSSILDEVRPLIGLGKVADYIPALADVPANQLGIAVYGNDGAAYCAGDADTLFSVQSISKVFSLVQAIDHGGETIWERLGHEPSGQPFNSMVQLEFERGRPRNPFINAGALVICDINQSRFAVPILSMRDFVRRLSGNPQILVNSVVAESEAQHGARNAAMAYLMKSFGNFHNDVDAVLHSYFNYCALQMSCLDLAKAFSFLANEGASAHSGEQILTARQTKQVNSIMATSGLYDEAGNFAYRVGLPGKSGVGGGIVAVVPGQFTVCVWSPELNAAGNSLAGMKALELLSERIGWSVF is encoded by the coding sequence ATGCAGGCGATGCTCTCGTCGATCCTTGACGAAGTGCGCCCCCTGATCGGCCTCGGCAAAGTTGCCGATTACATCCCCGCGCTGGCCGACGTGCCCGCCAACCAACTCGGCATCGCCGTGTACGGCAACGATGGCGCGGCCTACTGCGCCGGCGACGCCGATACGCTGTTCTCGGTGCAGAGCATTTCCAAGGTGTTCAGCCTGGTGCAGGCCATCGACCACGGTGGCGAAACCATCTGGGAACGCCTGGGCCATGAGCCTTCGGGGCAGCCGTTCAATTCCATGGTGCAACTGGAATTCGAACGCGGCCGCCCGCGCAACCCCTTCATCAACGCGGGTGCGCTGGTGATTTGCGACATCAACCAGTCGCGTTTTGCCGTACCGATCCTGTCGATGCGCGACTTTGTGCGTCGCCTGTCCGGCAACCCACAGATCCTGGTCAACAGCGTGGTCGCCGAATCCGAAGCCCAACACGGCGCGCGCAACGCGGCCATGGCCTATCTGATGAAATCGTTCGGCAACTTCCACAACGATGTGGACGCGGTGCTGCACAGCTATTTCAACTACTGCGCGTTGCAGATGAGCTGCCTGGATCTGGCCAAGGCATTCAGCTTCCTGGCCAACGAGGGCGCGAGCGCCCACAGCGGCGAGCAGATTTTGACGGCGCGCCAGACCAAGCAGGTCAACTCGATCATGGCCACCAGCGGGCTGTATGACGAGGCGGGTAATTTTGCTTATCGCGTGGGCTTGCCTGGCAAGAGCGGGGTCGGCGGCGGGATTGTCGCGGTAGTGCCGGGGCAGTTCACGGTGTGCGTGTGGTCGCCGGAGTTGAATGCGGCAGGGAACTCGCTGGCGGGGATGAAGGCGTTGGAGTTGTTGAGTGAGCGGATTGGGTGGTCGGTGTTCTGA